A section of the Falco peregrinus isolate bFalPer1 chromosome 3, bFalPer1.pri, whole genome shotgun sequence genome encodes:
- the CFAP418 gene encoding cilia- and flagella-associated protein 418, whose product MADDLDRLLDEVERRLCRLPDGDGEEEAAAAEQGRSAKLLMSAGSSEEDIDDIIDEICNDSSFTKTPLKLKSNSASLTPETNSAVVQSHRKRCCPVYLGGSSSPYGIGTNISKRTCDQLRCTACDFRVSLFNDYIWDQSCDYLFFRNNMPELSKLRAKMIKKKGARAYACQCSWRSIDELTDLRTDQQLRWVCGKHAE is encoded by the exons ATGGCGGACGACTTGGATCGGTTACTGGATGAGGTGGAGAGGCGGCTGTGTCGCctgccgg ACGGCGACGGCGAGGAGGAGGCGGCAGCGGCGGAGCAGGGCAG atcaGCTAAACTGTTAAtgagtgctggcagcagtgaagAAGATATAGACGACATTATTGATGAAATCTGTAATGACAGCAGCTTTACCAAAACACCTCTG aaattgaAGTCTAACTCTGCAAGTCTTACACCTGAAACAAACAGTGCTGTTGTACAGTCTCATAGGAAAAG ATGCTGTCCAGTGTACCTGGGTGGAAGCTCTTCACCATATGGCATAggaacaaatatttcaaaaag GACATGTGATCAGCTACGTTGTACTGCTTGTGACTTCCGTGTGTCGCTTTTCAATGACTACATCTGGGATCAGTCCTgtgattatctttttttcag GAATAACATGCCTGAGCTCAGTAAACTAAGAGCGAAGAtgataaagaagaaaggagCACGAGCATATGCTTGTCAGTGCAGTTGGAGGTCCATTGATGAATTAACTGACCTCCGAACAGACCAGCAGCTTCGGTGGGTTTGTGGTAAACATGCAGAATGA